Proteins encoded by one window of Lepeophtheirus salmonis chromosome 3, UVic_Lsal_1.4, whole genome shotgun sequence:
- the mri gene encoding BTB/POZ domain-containing protein KCTD20 translates to MSADAFSDNGSSSEDEEFERKRLFVGKGGGPSPRSGGAGNASKSGSTSEERITLVLDETRFVVNPKVFALTHPDTMLGRMFSPTSHFEFHPNSHGEYEMGEGISASVFQAILGFYETGVVHCPSHVSVAELREACDYFLIPFSSSTVRCRDLRGLLHELSNEGAQNRFESFLQEYILPQMVICATRGDRECHIVILVDEDQIDWDEAFPPQMGEEYTQTIVSSPMYRFFRYVENRDVAKHVLRKRGLKKVKLGIEGHPTHKEKVKRRPKGKAEVIYNYVQRPFIHMSWEKEENKSRHVDFQCVKSKSVTNLAEATADPSIDHLDAGGNPVIRGAAFGALNVVGGSLNVYSDQNDSDDPPGAVGGVSPGMNA, encoded by the coding sequence ATGTCTGCGGATGCATTCTCAGATAACGGTTCTTCTTCGGAGGATGAAGAGTTCGAGCGGAAAAGGCTGTTTGTTGGGAAAGGGGGTGGTCCTTCCCCTCGAAGTGGAGGAGCTGGAAATGCTTCCAAATCTGGATCAACATCTGAAGAGCGGATCACACTTGTTTTGGATGAGACACGCTTTGTGGTGAACCCCAAAGTCTTTGCTTTAACGCACCCTGACACCATGTTAGGCCGTATGTTTTCTCCGACTTCTCACTTCGAGTTTCACCCCAATTCCCATGGGGAGTATGAAATGGGAGAAGGAATCTCGGCGTCCGTCTTTCAAGCCATCCTGGGATTTTACGAGACAGGAGTCGTCCATTGTCCAAGCCATGTCTCTGTAGCTGAGCTCAGAGAAGCTTGTGACTACTTTCTTATTCCTTTCTCCTCTTCCACCGTGCGATGTAGAGATTTGAGGGGTCTCCTTCACGAATTAAGCAATGAAGGAGCTCAGAATAGATTTGAAAgctttcttcaagaatatatTCTTCCTCAGATGGTTATATGTGCAACCAGGGGAGATCGAGAATGCCACATTGTTATACTCGTAGATGAAGATCAAATTGATTGGGATGAGGCCTTTCCTCCTCAAATGGGAGAAGAATACACTCAGACTATTGTCTCTAGTCCTATGTATAGATTTTTTAGATATGTTGAAAATAGAGATGTTGCAAAGCATGTACTTCGAAAGAGAGGtcttaaaaaagtgaaattagGTATCGAAGGACATCCAACACACAAAGAAAAGGTGAAAAGAAGACCCAAAGGCAAGGCTGAGGTCATCTACAACTATGTACAAAGGCCTTTCATTCATATGTCTTGGGAAAAAGAAGAGAATAAGTCCCGTCACGTTGATTTTCAATGTGTAAAATCCAAGTCAGTCACAAATTTAGCAGAAGCAACCGCGGATCCTTCTATTGACCATTTGGACGCGGGAGGAAATCCTGTCATTAGAGGAGCTGCATTTGGAGCACTTAATGTAGTAGGAGGTTCACTTAACGTTTATTCAGATCAGAATGATAGTGATGATCCTCCTGGGGCTGTAGGGGGAGTATCACCAGGCATGAATGCgtaa
- the LOC121114768 gene encoding protein disulfide-isomerase A5, which translates to MMSQQRRGLSIHWLPFCLSLFLFLTLSPTTSSSGKISYVESITDHKAFKKLLRTKNNVLIHFSSEKENSVNDLLDRSSVGIKGIGTIGSVDCSAHGKLCKKLKISFDGAESSSILKHYQNGKYHLDYNRSLKLESLVYFIKDPTGDIPWHEDPHAYHVHHLTDPSSFKKFIKSSENQKILVMFYAPWCGFCKRLKPIYQKAAETVMTDIQGAAMAAMDVNRPENAPIRKKFNITAFPTILYFEGNEMRYQYPGENDADSFVNFLKNPSPEDEIIPKKAIQLGWKDEDTSTVVHLDNGSFDEVISKETSINVMFYAPWCGHCKKMKPHFSAAANRLHDEGVDGKLGAVDCTSEDALCKRLGVKGYPTVKYFKNGKFEFDSGHAREEKTIVEFMKNPNEPPPPPPPEKKWSEEISEVVHLTTGSFKSFLKRKKHVVVMFYAPWCGHCKKAKSEFGSAAELFRDNPRTEFAAIDCIDEKTICSDYNVSGYPTFKYFSYFNKNGTPLEYNGGRSRKDFIKFMEDKIKALKKDEL; encoded by the exons ATGATGAGCCAACAGAGAAGAGGTTTATCCATTCATTGGCTCCCATTTTGTCTCTCACTCTTCTTGTTCCTCACATTAAGCCCCACGACGAGTTCCTCCGGCAAAATCTCATATGTGGAGTCCATCACGGATCACAAAGCATTCAAAAAGTTACTTCGTACAAAGAATAATGTTCTCATTCATTTTTCATCAGAGAAAGAGAACTCAGTGAATGACCTATTGGATCGCTCTTCTGTGGGAATTAAAGGGATTGGTACGATTGGGAGCGTGGATTGCTCCGCGCATGGCAAGCTCTGTAAGAAGCTCAAGATATCCTTTGACGGAGCGGAGTCTTCTTCCATTCTTAAGCATTATCAAAACGGAAAATACCATTTGGACTATAATAGATCGCTTAAGTTAGAGTCTTTGGTGTATTTCATCAAAGACCCGACTGGAGATATTCCATGGCATGAGGATCCTCATGCCTACCATGTTCATCATCTCACAGATCCTTCTtcctttaaaaagtttattaaaagtAGTGAAAACCAAAAAATACTTGTCATGTTTTATGCGCCATGGTGCGGATTCTGTAAGAGACTAAAGCCCATCTACCAAAAGGCGGCAGAGACAGTGATGACTGATATTCAAGGAGCAGCTATGGCTGCAATGGATGTCAACAGACCTGAAAATGCCCCTATTCGTAAGAAATTCAATATAACGGCCTTTCCCACAATATTGTATTTCGAAGGGAATGAAATGCGCTACCAATATCCTGGAGAAAATGATGCTGAttcatttgtcaattttttaaagaatcccTCTCCAGAAGATGAAATTATTCCGAAAAAGGCTATTCAACTAGGATGGAAGGATGAAGATACTTCTACAGTAGTTCATTTGGACAATGGTAGCTTTGATGAAGTCATTTCCAAAGAGACATCTATTAATGTTATG ttttatgcACCTTGGTGTggtcattgtaaaaaaatgaagccTCATTTTTCAGCTGCTGCAAACAGACTTCACGATGAAGGAGTTGATGGTAAACTTGGTGCAGTGGATTGTACGTCAGAAGACGCATTATGCAAGAG gCTTGGAGTAAAGGGATATCCTAccgtaaaatatttcaagaatgggaaatttgaatttgattctGGACATGcaagagaagaaaaaactatTGTTGAGTTTATGAAAAACCCAAATGAGCCTCCTCCGCCACCCCCTCCTGAGAAAAAATGGTCAGAAGAAATCTCAGAAGTTGTGCATTTAACCACCGGCTCTTTCAAATCCTtcctaaaaaggaaaaaacatgtTGTAGTCATGTTTTATGCTCCCTG GTGTGGTCACTGTAAGAAAGCCAAATCGGAATTTGGATCTGCTGCTGAGTTATTCAGGGATAATCCGAGAACAGAATTTGCAGCTATTGACTGTATCGATGAAAAAACGATTTGCAGTGACTACAATGTTTCTGGGTATCCAACCTTCAAatacttttcatatttcaataagaATGGGACCCCCTTAGAGTATAATGGAGGGAGGTCAAGAAAGGACTTTATTAAATTCATGGAAGACAAaattaaagcattaaaaaaagatgaattataA
- the UbcE2M gene encoding nedd8-conjugating enzyme UbcE2M, with amino-acid sequence MLNLFTLKKEKQENASGASGDSCSQKKRASAAQLRITKDINELELPKTCKTEFPDPDDLLQFKLYICPDEGYYRDGRFVFTFKIGASYPHEPPKVKCETKVYHPNIDLEGNVCLNILREDWKPVLTINSIVYGLQYLFLEPNPEDPLNKQAAIELQRSRREFEFSVRCAMNGDPINGIVFEKCLRNSFFN; translated from the exons ATGTTGAATTTGTTTACCTTAAAGAAAGAGAAGCAAGAGAATGCATCTGGGGCGTCTGGGGATAGTTGCAGTCAAAAGAAAAGAGCCTCAGCTGCTCAGTTGAGAATTACCAAGGACATTAACGAATTGGAGCTTCCTAAGACCTGCAAAACGGAGTTCCCTGACCCGGATGATCTTCTACAATTTAAACTCTACATTTGCCCCGATGAGGGATATTATCGGGACGGGAGAtttgtttttactttcaaaatcgGGGCCAGTTATCCCCACGAACCACCCAAG gttAAATGTGAAACCAAAGTGTACCATCCGAACATTGACTTAGAAGGAAATGTATGTCTTAATATTCTTCGTGAGGATTGGAAACCTGTACTAACAATAAACTCGATCGTTTATGgtttacaatatttattcctTGAGCCCAATCCTGAGGATCCACTTAACAAACAAGCTGCGATAGAATTGCAACGAAGTCGACGTGAATTTGAATTTAGTGTGAGATGTGCTATGAATGGTGATCCAATTAACGGGATTGTGTTCGAAAAATGTCTTAGAAATTccttctttaattaa